The Mercenaria mercenaria strain notata chromosome 1, MADL_Memer_1, whole genome shotgun sequence nucleotide sequence gttactaatcacttgtgtgaagtttcattaaactgtgtcaaggggatgaggagagatgatgtgcacaagattgtgtctatgtatatagtatagtaaaaaaaaacaaagtcccgtaactctgcaaaaaaaaattctgaaagaactaaacatgccccatgcacaactactattgttactgatcacttgtgtgaagtttcattaaattgtgtcaaggggatgaggagagatggtgtgcacaacattgtgtctatgtatatagtatagtaacaaaaaacaaagtcccataactctgcaattattttttcggaaagaacctaacatgccccatgcacaactactgttgttactgatcacttgtgtgaagtttcattaaattgtatcaaggggatcaggagagatggtgcgcacaagattgtgtctatgtatatagtatagtaacaaaaaacaaagtcccgtaactctgcaatttttttttctgaaagaaactaacatgccccatgcacaactactattgttactgatcacttgtgtgaagtttcattaaactgtgtcaaggggatgaggagagatgatgtgcacaagattgtgtctatgtatatagtatagtaaaaaaaaacaaagtcccgtaactctgcaaaaaaaaattctgaaagaactaaacatgccccatgcacaactactattgttactgatcacttgtgtgaagtttcattaaattgtgtcaaggggatgaggagagatggtgtgcacaacattgtgtctatgtatatagtatagtaacaaaaaacaaagtcccataactctgcaattattttttcggaaagaacctaacatgccctatgcacaattactgttgttactgatcacttgtgtgaagttttattaaattgtgtcaaggggatgaggagagatggtgcgcacaaaattgtgtctactgacagacggacagacaacctgaaaccagtttacccccccttacaactttgttgtcggggggtacaataattggACGTGAAAGTACCAAAAATTGTGCATGaccacttcatgttgataatgttAATCAAGTTCATTTCAACTGGATGAAAATTGTAGGACAAGAATGTGTGACAAACTGACAGACGGTCATTGCTATGGGGGCTATAACATTTATGTTCTGATGTATACAGATCCTTAACAGTAAGTTACATATTGCACATTTgaatgaacaaaacaaaaaacaatcttCTAACAAATTTACATTATGTAGGAAAATAAATCatgtgtatatataaatttaCCCGCTGCAGCAGTTGATGCTATAGGAATGTATGTACCAGTGGACGGGTTGAAGTAGAACTGTCTTACACCACCCCCTGAGGTCTGTGTCTTGGATGACATCATTTCTGTACctaaaacaatatatacatgaaCATTTTTGAAGTCAGTGTGTTTTTGTTGCTAATATGGTCATTATCTGACTTGGAAAATTTAGCCTTCTTCTTCaaagtttttttgtaaatagttCCAGTCTGAACTCagcaaaattttattaaagtgATAACAAATAACTCGTAATTagccaaaatattaaaatacagaaAGCATTAGACTAAAGCCtgtaaaagtaaataattatcaCTGTTGACTTAGAGAATAACTGGTCTGTattttcaaacctttgacatCAGGCTGAACAGTCTGTCTAGATGGTTTCTGTTTAGCTGTATTCTGGAAGTGGAGGTATGGGTCTTTCACGGTGGTACGTCCTTTCTGGTATGAAGCTTTTCCATAGATCCTTGTCATAGCTTCCTCGTCCTCAAACACTGACTTCCTCTGTAATCATATCATTAGTACAAACACTCTATATGTTAATACATTTCCAACAAATTAATGCAAgtgtgcatgtgtgtgtttgggtttaatgtctttttcaacaatttttcagtcatataaatgacagtgTCTACATGTaccagtgagcacaatgcctaactttatagtgctgcctcactggaatatcaagccatagacacgtgacatgataacCCACCCAGTCACGTTATACTGAGACCAGGCTGATCAGTCCTAGCACTgacctcttaatgctgagcattgagtaaggaagctactagtaccatttttacgtctttggtatgacacgacTGGGGATCATTCGAAGCGGGCACTCTATCACAAGGTTACCAAGGTGGTTTCAAAGCAAGTGATTTATGACGTGGAAAACAGAAACAGAGCAAACTGTTGCTTGTTGatttctagaatgttaacagtaaaaatattgacaacagatgaaaatgaaagaaaactaagataagatttctttatttcctccacACAGGGCAGTCATATCAGCTAATTTGACATAATACcatatagcgggttaattctgcggttTTATCCTGaaatgggcctagtttatttctgcgttttttatttctgcgaccttcgagaaaagcaggaattaattttttGCGGTTTGCATAAACTGGAAGTAAATTCTGCGCTTGGAAAACAGCTACCGCATTTACTACATCATAATTAAAGACTCAAATGCATATCGTTCTCGTCAGTTATGTCTTGGTGGCATTATCTAGATTGGAATCTAGGTCAGTGAAGTTGGCgcagctgatttatgtttaaatctgataTCTTTTCATTACCGTGCATGATCAGAAATCAGAGTTAAAATGGGAATAGGGTCCTTCTGTTTAAAATATcgcaaaatgctcatttttttgcccccccccccaaatttatATAACGTTAAAACTTTGTCAAACCTAGCGTGTTTTGTGATACacacttgtaaagattacacGTCCAAAACAGTAACCATTCATTCGTGGACAATAGactgatacaataacaaaagcaatcaaccacaatcgataccgtgtgaataacttgacagcagacgAAAAGCTTGTGAGATAAAGATAACGGGTCATTATATTTCTTTCTGCGTCAAAAAATTCTGCCGATAGTTTAAATatgcggaatttatttctgctTGACAGCCTCGCATCACAGAATAAGCAAAAATAAGGTTTATTTTCATTGGTTTCTAAATGACATATAAAAATCATACTGGCCACAGTGTGCGGGTTATAACataaacaagaatttttttttttaagatttactgaAGACTGTAAAGATTTTACAGAAAGCGTAGCGGGAAGGGAGAGGGGGGGAATAATATCTAGCGTATACATATTTAAGCATGAAACTCAAGCCAGATCAGATAAAAAGATTGATTTTTACAAACAAACTGATATTCAACCTCTATCtataatcaatttatataaactttaataaaaaaagtatcaaatttCAAAGTTCTGCAGACAGCCTGCAGTTTTATAGATTTATGATTACCATACACATTTTTAATTGGCCCATATTGTGTCCTTGGGAAGGATTAATTTCAGGTAAATATTAGAAACAGTTTGAATCCTCTTAATTTACAAGACATAATTTCAAGTACTTTGgagaaatgattattttaaaaacaggtatgtgttatatttctttttctaaagtTCAAAACTTTTAAGTcgaaatatgaaatgtcaaaatttagGACACAGCTGGATTCTATTAACATatacaatattataaaatattaacccttaccctgctatatttctataatggactggtccatctttcaatttggacagtaccacttattattcaaaggggttttcactaaaaatttactgactgaatagcgaacagtgcagaccatgatcagactgcacggatgtgcaggctgatcttggtctgcactggtcgcaaaggcagaatcatctgctgccagcaggctaagggttaataacaCTGAATTcagaattcaaaaatatttttatctatcATTTACTATGATTTACATATTTCACTGGATTATGATATGTAGTTTCAAAAACACCAGTCCTTTTGTCAGGGTAAAAGTAAATTTTCTccatttattgtaaaactgaaagAGAAAATAATGGCTTTTATCAGCAGGTTTTATAGTAGTGGCCCTTGTTTGGAGGTCTTAAGAACAGAATGTTAACACCGGTGTATGTTAGGCAGTGCAGTATGTAGCAGAATCCAGACACAAAATTCACCTGCTTCCAATAGCAGAATCCATGCATAAATCTTATCTGCTTTCGAAGGCAGAATCCAGACATAAATCTTATCTGCTTGAATGGCAGACTCCAGACACAAATTTCAACTACTTTCAAATGCGGAATCCAGACATAAATTTCACCTGTTTTCAAAAGCATTCTTTAGACATAAATTTCATCTGCTTTCAATGCCAGAATCCAGAAATAAATTTCACCAGGTTTGTAATCTTTTCAATATTCCCTCAAATTAAATGTACATATTTGAAATAAGGAACTGTAATGCATGTATACCACATAAGATTCCTGGGCATGAGAAGGTGTTGTCAAAGAGGGTTTCTTAAATgactttttgtgttttgttagtCCTCTCTCATCAATATGCACACAGGCTTTTGTTTTAGAGCTATAAGTTTGAGTGGATGTTTGAAATATTACTCATCTAGTGTAAGTTATCAGAACTCCAACATTGAAATAATCCAAAACAGGCATAACTACTGCAAACCAGTAACAGTTTCCAGTTGAGAAAAGGGTAATTCCGGAAGTATATGACACTTCCAGTTGAGAAGGTACCTGCAACATGaaataataaatcaattttttatgaagggTGAAATTTTTGTAagtcaaaaatgaaattacatttattttgtatattccAGTTTAATCATGGCTGCCCCTGGTAAAAAAGCTCCACAGAACTTATCATCAACTCTTTCTCGAGGTTCTGGAGAGGATTTTGAAGTTTTTTGTCAGCCCTGTGACAGAGATGACCTGAGACTACCTGCTGCGAGGTACTGTGTAGATTGTGAAGAGCACCTATGAGACTCATGCTTTAACACCCATAGGAGACCAAAGCCACTTAGGTATCACCAACTCCTGGATAAAGCTCACATGCCAAAGAGTCAAACACTTTTCACAACATCTAGATCTACTCATGTTGGACAGACAGATGACCTAACAGATCCTTGCAACaaacacaaaaaagaaattattaaattCTACTGCAATGACCATAAAGCACTTCTATGCAGTGTATGTGTAACACTCAAACATACCCCTACATCCTGCTGTGTTGACTATATACCCGATATATCAGGACAGACCATAGACAGCACTGAGATCAAAGATACATTTAAGGAGCAAAGGAGAATAACTGAAGAATGTCAGAAGGTATCAGCAGACCTTAAGGAAAAGGTTGCAAAATCCAATACTTCTTTGAAAGACGTTCTTGCTGAAATATCAAAGTTCAGACAAGAGATTAACCAAAGATTAGATGTAGTTGAGAAGAAGGCTAAAGATGCAGCAAAAACTTTACAGCAAGAGAATGAAACAAAGTTAAAGACcacaaaaacaacatttgttaatACCATACAATCTCTAAAAGCAACATGTGATAAGATAAAACACCTCAACTTGACAAGGAAAGCTGACAGACTTTTTATTGAGATTAAAAATGCTGAGCGATTGATCCtagaaaatgcaaaaataatatcACAACTGACAACAACAAAAGATATTAAAGAATATGTGTTCAAACCAAGTCCAGCCATTAAAACACTTCTTCAAAATGAGAAATCACTAGGTACATTAACACCTAAACTGCTAAAACAGCCAAGTCTGCCTTCAGCCACTGCTTTCAAGTTCAGCAAAATATCTCCTCCTAGAGATTTCCATGTTAAGACTTCatcagataaaaataaaagtttcataACTGGACTGACAACAGTTACTTCTGATCCAGACCAAATATTCCTAGCAGATAATAACAATTACTCAGTTAAAATGGTAGATACCAATAGTCAATCCATTCAACAACTAAGCCTAAGTTCACAGCCCCGTGATATCACAACAACCGCCAAAGATGAACTTGCTGTTACAATGCCAGATATCCAAACAATACAGTTTCTATATTTCTCCTCAAACGGACTCTCTATGAAAAACACACTGAAAGTAGATGGAGAATGTTACGGTATAAGTTACTATCAAGAAAAACTAGCTGTAACATTCCAAGATCCTGCAATGCTCAAAATCATGGACTTGAAAGGCACAATCCTAGTAACTGTTACAAAAAACTTAAGaggtaaaaatattttcatttacccAGATTATGTCACTACCAACAGACACTCTATCTATGTATCTGACAGAGCAAAGCATGAAGTTACATGGCTTAACTGGCGAGGTGAACTACTCGGTAGTTATGGAACATTGGGAATTCCAGGAGGACTTGCTATGCTGACTGATAAATCATTTTTTGTGAGTGATTACAGAGGTAACAAATGTAACATACTAAATGTAACTGGTGACTGTAGAGAAAGTAAAATTGTACTGAAGGACTTAAATAATCCTCTGGCACTTTGCTGGTGTGATGCAAGCAAAACACTTTACAGCTCCCATTATGTTTATGGAGAGGAAGGGAACTTTATTCAGATgtacaaaatgtcataaaatacaaGAGAGATTTTCTATTGACTCCTAGAAAACACATCAAGCCATTGTTGAATTTTATAAGGGAAATTCAGTCTACTATAACATCATCAAGTGAGATGCAGTGAATGGCTCCAAACTTCCAGGAACTTACAGGATACATGTTTAAACTACTTTGAGAGCAAAATTTCAGCCGAAATCTCCAATGCATTATCCATATAGAACACAGGACACATACAAGTAGTTAACAAATTATGttcatgaaaacattttcaagtttacagacgtttaaaaacaaaaataattgataTTCACCAGAAAAAGTTACTAAGTTTTGAACCTGGCCTACATTTCATAATGAACGTTCTGACAAGGTTTCATGTAGATTAAGTTGCAAGATGGTCTGAAGAGTTAACAAGGTTATTTTTATAATCTGACCAAGTGACCTTTTTGAACCAAGATGTCAGATGATacagtttcaaacatgacatataaaagtttttatcaagttttatgtAGATCATTCATATAAAGTGGCTTTTGGAGTGTTAATGAGGGTTTTCTATAATTCAACctatagtgatctagtttttg carries:
- the LOC128557679 gene encoding uncharacterized protein LOC128557679, with the protein product MPKSQTLFTTSRSTHVGQTDDLTDPCNKHKKEIIKFYCNDHKALLCSVCVTLKHTPTSCCVDYIPDISGQTIDSTEIKDTFKEQRRITEECQKVSADLKEKVAKSNTSLKDVLAEISKFRQEINQRLDVVEKKAKDAAKTLQQENETKLKTTKTTFVNTIQSLKATCDKIKHLNLTRKADRLFIEIKNAERLILENAKIISQLTTTKDIKEYVFKPSPAIKTLLQNEKSLGTLTPKLLKQPSLPSATAFKFSKISPPRDFHVKTSSDKNKSFITGLTTVTSDPDQIFLADNNNYSVKMVDTNSQSIQQLSLSSQPRDITTTAKDELAVTMPDIQTIQFLYFSSNGLSMKNTLKVDGECYGISYYQEKLAVTFQDPAMLKIMDLKGTILVTVTKNLRGKNIFIYPDYVTTNRHSIYVSDRAKHEVTWLNWRGELLGSYGTLGIPGGLAMLTDKSFFVSDYRGNKCNILNVTGDCRESKIVLKDLNNPLALCWCDASKTLYSSHYVYGEEGNFIQMYKMS